From the Polaribacter huanghezhanensis genome, the window TTAAAATATTCTTTTCATCAAACAGGATTTGCTAAAATCAGACCAAATACTTTAGGAGATAATTTTATTCAACAAGCGCTGAAGGATTACAACGGACAAACCTATTGGCTTTCTGCAAATATTTGGTCTTTTGCCAAAGAAAGTAATTTTCCGAAATGGTTAAATGTAGCTTTTGGTTACGGCGCCGAAGGAATGTTGTATGGAGAATCTAATCCTAATAATCAGTTTTCTCAAGATCCTTATAGACAGTTTTACTTAAGTTTGGACTTAGACTTGACGAAAATAAAAACGAAATCGAAGTTTTTAAAAACGGTATTTTCTACCATTAATTTTATCAAAATTCCTGCTCCGACTTTAGAGTACAACAGTAAGGGGAATTTTAAATTCCACTTTTTGTATTTTTAATGTTCTTTATGGATGATAAAAATTGCTGGTCTTTTGTGTAAATCTGGATGTTCACTTTTCCAAGCTCGTACTTCTTTTGTCTTAATGTATTCTGTTGACAATGTAATATCTGCCGCAACACATAAATTTGTAGTGGGTGTTAATGTGGCTTTTAAATCTGTCAATAATTTTTCGTTTCGATAAGGAGTTTCTATAAAAATCTGAGATTGATCTTTATCTTTAGATAATTTTTCTAATTCTTTAATTGCTTTTTTTCTTTCGGATTTATCAATTGGTAAATACCCGTTAAATGCAAAACTTTGTCCGTTCATTCCAGAACTCATCATCGCCATTAAAATGGATGAAGGTCCAACCAACGGAACCACCTGAATATCTTTATCATGTGCCAACTTAACGATGGTTGCTCCTGGATCTGCAACAGCCGGAACTCCAGCTTCTGACAATAATCCAACAGAAATTCCTTCACTACAAACATCTAAATACGCATTTGTTTCAAGTTCTTCTGCGTATTTATCTAGTAACATAATTGTTAATGAAGATTGCGATTTTTTTGGTGTAATTTTTTTAATAAATCGTCTCGCTGTTTTCTCATTTTCAACAATAAAATAATCAATTTCTTCTATGACTTTCTTTACAGAAATTGGCATTACTTCTAACGGCTCGTTATCACCTAAAGTAGTTGGAATTAAATATAATTTACCTTTCATAATTATTTAATTTTATCAGCAATAATTGTACAAGCTTCATCTAGCATTTGATATACATTTTCAAAACCATCGTTTCCTCCATAATATGGATCTGGAACATCTTCATTTGAACTTGGATGAACTTCATTTAAAATCATGCTTACTTTTTGTTCATCATCTTTATCTCTCGATAACGCTAAAATATTCTGATAATTACTTTCATCCATCGCATAAATCAAGTCAAAAGTATCAAAATATTTTACTGTAAATTTTCTTGCACGTTGATTTGTTAAATCAATTCCGTATTTTTTTGCAACCGCAATAGAACGCTTATCTGGTAATTCGCCAACATGGTATGCTGCTGTTCCGGCAGAATCAACTTTTATAGCAGTATTTACTTTTGATTGTAAAATACCTTCCGCCAATGGAGAACGACAAATGTTTCCCAAGCAAACCATTAAAATTC encodes:
- a CDS encoding SAM-dependent methyltransferase is translated as MKGKLYLIPTTLGDNEPLEVMPISVKKVIEEIDYFIVENEKTARRFIKKITPKKSQSSLTIMLLDKYAEELETNAYLDVCSEGISVGLLSEAGVPAVADPGATIVKLAHDKDIQVVPLVGPSSILMAMMSSGMNGQSFAFNGYLPIDKSERKKAIKELEKLSKDKDQSQIFIETPYRNEKLLTDLKATLTPTTNLCVAADITLSTEYIKTKEVRAWKSEHPDLHKRPAIFIIHKEH
- a CDS encoding low molecular weight protein-tyrosine-phosphatase gives rise to the protein MRILMVCLGNICRSPLAEGILQSKVNTAIKVDSAGTAAYHVGELPDKRSIAVAKKYGIDLTNQRARKFTVKYFDTFDLIYAMDESNYQNILALSRDKDDEQKVSMILNEVHPSSNEDVPDPYYGGNDGFENVYQMLDEACTIIADKIK